The Dehalogenimonas lykanthroporepellens BL-DC-9 genome includes a window with the following:
- a CDS encoding Nucleotidyl transferase (PFAM: Nucleotidyl transferase~KEGG: chy:CHY_2582 UTP-glucose-1-phosphate uridylyltransferase), with translation MSIFKKAVIAAGGAGTRLLPITKSVPKEMLPLGVKPVVQYSVEEITAAGIKDITFVIAHGKESIVDYFSPDPGLETFLVARGDAASLRKVRALSRMAHFNRVYQSAPLGLGHAVKMARESVGDEPFALVLPDDVIDAPEPALKQMQEVYKKHPGNILLVAACQPEDTASYGIVDAETISPGVYRVRDIVEKPRPGEAPSNLAVIGRYLLLPEVFDAVEQLKPGKGGEFQLTDAIRALLDAQPVYACELDGRHYDMGTPEGRQAAVEAWALRPAH, from the coding sequence ATGAGTATTTTCAAGAAGGCGGTCATCGCCGCCGGCGGCGCCGGCACGCGTCTGCTACCGATAACCAAGAGCGTGCCCAAGGAGATGTTACCGCTGGGGGTCAAACCGGTTGTTCAGTACTCGGTGGAGGAAATCACCGCCGCCGGTATCAAGGATATCACTTTCGTCATCGCCCACGGCAAGGAATCCATCGTGGATTACTTCAGTCCCGACCCGGGGCTGGAGACGTTTCTGGTGGCCCGCGGCGACGCCGCCAGTCTGCGCAAGGTGCGGGCGTTATCGCGAATGGCCCACTTCAACCGGGTGTACCAGTCAGCGCCGCTGGGTCTGGGCCACGCCGTCAAGATGGCCCGGGAGTCGGTCGGCGATGAGCCGTTCGCCCTGGTACTGCCCGATGACGTCATTGACGCGCCGGAACCGGCGCTCAAGCAGATGCAGGAAGTATACAAGAAGCACCCCGGCAACATTCTGCTGGTGGCCGCCTGCCAGCCGGAAGACACGGCCAGTTACGGCATCGTCGATGCCGAGACGATATCGCCGGGGGTGTACCGGGTCAGGGACATCGTCGAAAAACCGCGCCCGGGCGAAGCCCCTTCCAATCTGGCGGTCATCGGCCGTTACCTGCTGTTGCCTGAAGTGTTTGATGCCGTGGAACAACTGAAACCCGGCAAGGGCGGGGAGTTCCAGCTGACCGACGCCATCCGCGCCCTGCTGGACGCCCAGCCGGTCTATGCCTGCGAACTGGACGGCCGGCATTACGATATGGGTACGCCCGAAGGCCGCCAGGCGGCGGTCGAAGCCTGGGCGCTTCGTCCGGCTCATTGA
- a CDS encoding alanyl-tRNA synthetase (KEGG: deh:cbdb_A65 alanyl-tRNA synthetase~TIGRFAM: alanyl-tRNA synthetase~PFAM: Alanyl-tRNA synthetase, class IIc-like; Threonyl/alanyl tRNA synthetase SAD; phosphoesterase DHHA1): protein MPMTGDQLRTLFLDYFAEKGHKVMPSASLIPHGDPTLLLTTAGMVQFKPYFLGREKPPATRLTSTQKCFRTTDIDAVGDASHLTFFEMLGNFSVGDYFKKEAIDLAWEFVTERLGLPMERLWVTVFLDDDEAIRFWRDKGLPAERIVRLGEKDNFWGPAGDSGPCGPCSEIHYDFGEAAGCGKPDCGPACSCGRFCEIWNLVFMQFNQDTAGTRTPLPRPNIDTGMGLERLSAIMQGVPSVYQTDRFDYLLDRVAEVSGREYGRDAETDRAMRIVAEHSRGITFLIADGVIPSNESRGYVLRRLLRRTALFGRMLGLDQPFMVPLVEAVIERMSPAYPELTGRREFIIELVAREESRFAETLLTGMQLLEDMMAGAGEGRMITGEQAFRLYDTYGFPLDLTMEIASGKGFGVDEAGFDREMGRQREKARAGARFGTDKAVPLDHTFQHTCFTGYDTLSQYGTIDGIIRNNAQTDVISEGEHGGLVLDKTAFYAEMGGQAGDIGRITAGDSVFEVTGTVLLSPGVTIHQGYVARGAFRIGDEALTAVDPTTRYDTARNHTATHLLQAALIEVLGEHIQQRGSVVAPDRLRFDFSHLKAVTPEELIRVEAIVNERIRENHPVTAAETGYRDALKSGVTALFGEKYGETVRVLSIGSDRRVSAELCGGTHIRATGEIGYFKIISESSVGAGLRRIEAVTGRGAEAWLSEQFTNSREKLERLQTELDDERRSAAELKRELARQRALSLTAGARDIDGGKLLAVEVPDTDMETLRDMADELRGRLGSAVIVLASVQGDKPVFLAAVTDDLVARGYHAGNIIKRLSQIAGGGGGGKPHLAQGGGRDKSRLAEALAAVNEFIR, encoded by the coding sequence ATGCCCATGACCGGTGACCAGTTGCGCACGCTTTTCCTGGACTATTTCGCGGAAAAAGGCCACAAGGTTATGCCCTCCGCTTCCCTGATACCCCACGGCGACCCGACCCTGCTGTTGACCACCGCCGGCATGGTACAGTTCAAGCCCTATTTCCTGGGCCGGGAAAAACCGCCGGCCACCCGGCTGACCAGCACTCAGAAATGCTTCCGTACCACCGATATCGACGCCGTCGGCGACGCTTCGCACCTGACCTTCTTCGAGATGCTGGGCAACTTTTCGGTCGGCGACTATTTCAAGAAAGAAGCTATCGACCTGGCCTGGGAATTCGTCACCGAACGGCTCGGGTTGCCGATGGAACGCCTGTGGGTGACCGTTTTTCTGGACGATGACGAAGCCATCCGCTTCTGGCGGGACAAGGGCCTACCGGCCGAACGCATCGTGCGACTGGGCGAAAAGGACAATTTCTGGGGCCCGGCCGGGGATTCCGGCCCCTGCGGTCCCTGCTCCGAAATACACTATGATTTTGGCGAAGCCGCCGGTTGCGGTAAGCCAGACTGCGGCCCGGCCTGTTCCTGCGGACGTTTCTGCGAGATCTGGAACCTGGTGTTCATGCAGTTCAACCAGGATACCGCTGGCACCCGCACTCCCCTGCCCCGGCCCAACATCGACACCGGCATGGGACTGGAGAGGCTGTCGGCCATCATGCAGGGGGTGCCATCGGTGTATCAGACCGACCGTTTCGACTACCTGCTGGACAGGGTGGCCGAGGTTTCCGGCAGGGAATACGGCCGGGACGCCGAAACCGACCGGGCGATGCGTATCGTGGCCGAACATTCCCGCGGCATCACCTTTCTCATCGCCGACGGCGTCATCCCGTCCAACGAGAGCCGGGGTTATGTCCTGCGGCGACTGCTGAGGCGTACCGCCCTTTTCGGCCGTATGCTGGGACTCGACCAGCCGTTCATGGTGCCGCTGGTCGAAGCGGTCATCGAGCGAATGAGCCCGGCCTATCCGGAACTGACCGGCCGACGGGAGTTTATCATCGAACTGGTGGCCCGGGAGGAATCCCGTTTCGCCGAAACGCTGTTGACCGGCATGCAACTCCTGGAGGACATGATGGCCGGGGCCGGAGAGGGCCGGATGATTACCGGCGAACAGGCCTTCCGGCTCTATGATACCTACGGCTTCCCGCTGGATTTGACGATGGAAATCGCCTCCGGTAAAGGTTTTGGCGTCGATGAAGCCGGCTTTGACCGGGAGATGGGGCGACAGCGGGAGAAAGCCCGCGCCGGCGCCCGGTTTGGCACCGACAAGGCTGTCCCTCTGGATCACACTTTTCAGCACACCTGCTTTACCGGCTACGATACCCTGTCGCAATACGGCACCATCGACGGCATCATCAGGAACAACGCCCAGACTGACGTTATCAGCGAGGGCGAGCACGGCGGGCTGGTGCTGGATAAAACAGCCTTTTACGCCGAGATGGGTGGTCAGGCCGGCGATATCGGCCGGATTACCGCCGGCGACAGCGTCTTCGAGGTGACCGGCACCGTTCTGCTTTCCCCCGGCGTCACCATCCACCAGGGTTATGTCGCCCGGGGCGCTTTCCGTATCGGTGATGAAGCCCTGACGGCCGTCGACCCGACAACTCGTTACGACACCGCTCGCAATCACACCGCCACCCATCTGCTCCAGGCGGCGCTCATCGAGGTGCTGGGCGAACACATCCAGCAAAGGGGTTCGGTAGTGGCTCCCGACCGATTGCGCTTCGACTTTTCCCACCTGAAGGCGGTCACGCCCGAAGAACTGATCCGGGTGGAAGCCATCGTCAATGAGCGCATCCGGGAAAACCACCCGGTGACGGCGGCCGAAACCGGCTATCGGGACGCCCTCAAGTCCGGGGTGACCGCCCTCTTCGGCGAAAAATACGGCGAGACGGTGCGGGTACTGTCCATCGGAAGTGACCGCCGCGTGTCCGCCGAGCTGTGCGGCGGCACCCATATCCGGGCTACCGGTGAAATAGGTTATTTCAAGATTATCAGCGAGTCCAGCGTCGGCGCCGGCCTGCGGCGCATCGAGGCCGTCACCGGCCGGGGAGCTGAGGCCTGGCTGAGCGAGCAGTTCACTAACAGCCGCGAAAAGCTTGAGCGGCTTCAGACCGAGCTCGACGACGAGCGCCGCTCAGCGGCCGAACTCAAGCGGGAACTGGCCCGGCAGAGAGCGCTGTCGCTGACCGCAGGGGCTCGGGATATAGACGGCGGCAAACTGCTGGCTGTCGAGGTGCCCGATACCGACATGGAAACCCTGCGCGACATGGCCGATGAACTGCGCGGCCGCCTAGGCTCGGCGGTCATCGTCCTGGCTTCGGTTCAGGGTGACAAACCGGTGTTTCTGGCGGCGGTCACCGATGACCTGGTGGCCCGCGGCTATCATGCCGGCAATATCATCAAACGGCTGTCGCAAATAGCTGGCGGTGGTGGCGGCGGCAAGCCGCATCTGGCCCAGGGCGGCGGCCGTGACAAGTCCAGACTGGCCGAAGCCCTGGCCGCGGTCAATGAGTTCATCAGGTAG
- a CDS encoding Holliday junction resolvase YqgF (KEGG: dev:DhcVS_51 Holliday junction resolvase~PFAM: Holliday junction resolvase YqgF~SMART: Resolvase RNase H domain protein fold) has translation MFERVIGLDVGDKWVGVALSDPMGVIARPLTILERCDEITDAEAVVRLVGEHDAARVVIGLPRLLNGVVGTQAERVQYFARRLASLTDVPVIFQDERFSTASAKDIMKSNRRYRKGFYSRERDDAVAAAVILQDWLDENRPPA, from the coding sequence GTGTTCGAACGAGTCATCGGCCTCGATGTCGGCGATAAATGGGTCGGCGTCGCCCTGTCCGACCCCATGGGAGTCATCGCCCGCCCGCTGACCATACTGGAGCGGTGCGATGAAATCACCGATGCCGAAGCTGTTGTCCGGCTGGTCGGCGAGCATGACGCCGCCCGGGTGGTCATCGGCCTGCCGCGGCTCCTGAACGGGGTGGTCGGTACCCAGGCCGAGAGGGTTCAGTATTTCGCCCGGCGGCTGGCCTCACTGACCGACGTGCCGGTCATCTTTCAGGATGAGCGCTTTTCCACCGCCAGCGCCAAGGACATCATGAAATCCAACCGCCGCTACCGCAAGGGTTTTTATTCCCGGGAGCGGGATGACGCGGTGGCCGCCGCTGTCATCCTCCAGGACTGGCTGGACGAGAATCGGCCGCCGGCCTGA
- a CDS encoding queuine tRNA-ribosyltransferase (TIGRFAM: queuine tRNA-ribosyltransferase; tRNA-guanine transglycosylase, various specificities~KEGG: deb:DehaBAV1_0049 queuine tRNA-ribosyltransferase~PFAM: Queuine/other tRNA-ribosyltransferase) produces the protein MSAISFELETAGAARAGMLTTPHAKVETPCFMPVGSQATIKTLTPDEVRDLGYRLILANNYHLYLRPGTAVVSGYGGLHRFMGWDGALLTDSGGYQVFSLSPLRKVTDEGVTFRSHIDGSEHFFSPELAVGYQEAFGADIIMALDECPPVDGSREVISAAVARTHDWAERCLSAKTRDDQALFPIVQGGLFADLRRRSAEGLVELDFPGYAIGGLAIGESKDQTVEITAATTEILPADKPRYLMGVGSPEDIVRAVGVGIDMFDSALPTRVARNGAIFTRQGRIDIANARYQGDTVPIEDDCACPACRRFSAGYIHHLFRAKELLGHRLATLHNLFFMNRLMVDLRRAVKEGRYDDFVRDFLAGYRPTDEQVRLSQKRQWLADRNRPGTEKG, from the coding sequence ATGTCTGCAATATCATTCGAACTGGAAACAGCCGGCGCCGCCCGCGCCGGCATGCTGACCACGCCTCACGCTAAGGTGGAAACGCCCTGTTTCATGCCGGTCGGCTCCCAGGCGACCATCAAGACACTGACGCCCGATGAAGTCCGGGACCTGGGTTACCGGCTGATACTGGCCAATAACTATCACCTCTACCTGCGGCCGGGCACCGCGGTCGTCTCCGGTTACGGCGGACTTCACCGGTTCATGGGCTGGGACGGCGCTCTGCTGACCGATTCGGGCGGCTACCAGGTTTTTTCTCTGTCGCCGCTCCGGAAAGTCACCGACGAGGGCGTCACCTTCCGTTCCCATATCGACGGCTCGGAGCATTTCTTCTCCCCGGAACTGGCTGTCGGCTATCAGGAAGCCTTCGGCGCCGATATCATCATGGCGCTGGACGAATGCCCGCCCGTGGACGGCTCCCGGGAGGTCATCTCTGCGGCGGTAGCCCGCACTCATGACTGGGCTGAGCGCTGTCTGTCAGCCAAAACCCGCGACGACCAGGCGCTGTTCCCCATCGTCCAGGGCGGGCTGTTTGCCGACCTCAGGCGACGCTCGGCTGAAGGCCTGGTGGAGCTGGATTTCCCCGGCTACGCCATCGGCGGACTGGCCATAGGCGAGAGCAAGGACCAGACCGTAGAAATTACCGCGGCGACCACCGAGATACTGCCGGCCGACAAGCCCCGCTACCTGATGGGGGTGGGTTCGCCGGAGGACATCGTTCGGGCGGTGGGCGTCGGCATCGACATGTTCGACTCGGCCCTGCCCACCCGGGTTGCCCGCAACGGCGCCATCTTCACCCGTCAGGGGCGGATAGACATCGCCAACGCCCGGTACCAGGGCGATACGGTCCCCATCGAAGATGACTGCGCCTGTCCCGCCTGTCGCCGTTTTTCCGCCGGTTATATCCATCACCTGTTCCGGGCCAAGGAACTGCTGGGCCACCGGCTGGCGACGCTTCACAACCTGTTCTTCATGAACCGGCTGATGGTTGACCTGCGCCGGGCCGTCAAGGAAGGCCGGTATGACGACTTCGTCCGGGATTTCCTGGCCGGATACCGCCCGACTGATGAACAGGTGCGCCTGTCGCAGAAGCGGCAGTGGCTGGCCGACCGCAACCGGCCGGGTACGGAAAAGGGATGA
- a CDS encoding conserved hypothetical protein (KEGG: deg:DehalGT_0046 hypothetical protein) has product MAETFSPELKKLMNIARDAAFSAGMRSQAIADIARLGSRQAFLALLDIAADKDIEADIRDQALVSARDILKNEK; this is encoded by the coding sequence ATGGCGGAAACTTTCAGCCCGGAACTGAAGAAACTGATGAACATCGCCCGTGACGCCGCGTTTTCCGCCGGAATGCGTTCCCAGGCCATCGCCGACATTGCCCGCCTGGGCAGTCGTCAGGCCTTCCTGGCGCTGTTGGATATCGCCGCCGATAAGGACATCGAAGCCGACATCCGGGATCAGGCCCTGGTCAGCGCCCGCGACATTCTCAAGAACGAAAAATAA
- a CDS encoding GTP-binding protein YchF (KEGG: dev:DhcVS_45 GTP binding protein~TIGRFAM: GTP-binding protein YchF~PFAM: Protein of unknown function DUF933) has product MSLDIGIIGLAQSGRTTVFQAATGGTPRPGEAAHVGVARVPDERIDKLSAMFNPKKTTFAEVKYLDLGASVKSLAQSGVGGEALRELSNMDELINVVRAFEDDTVPHSQVTVDAARDIEAMNLELTFSDLAILERRLGRIEQSMKSAKAIERPKFIAEQELLARLKTELENDTPLRDVALDDEERKAISGYQFLSAKPLLIVVNVGEEDLGRAAEIEKDLSERFSGRGCRLIAMCGKLEAELAAMDEASADEFRADYSLTETGLARTIRASYELLDLISFFTVGPDEVRAWSITAGTPAQQAAGKIHSDIERGFIRAEVVAYDDLLRTGSMPEAKKQGVLRLEGKTYIVKDGDIAHFLFNV; this is encoded by the coding sequence ATGTCTTTAGATATAGGTATCATCGGTCTGGCCCAGAGCGGCCGGACGACCGTTTTCCAGGCGGCCACCGGCGGTACGCCCCGACCGGGTGAGGCCGCTCATGTCGGCGTGGCCCGGGTGCCGGATGAGCGCATCGACAAGCTGTCGGCCATGTTCAACCCGAAAAAGACCACCTTCGCCGAGGTCAAGTACCTGGATCTCGGCGCCTCGGTCAAGAGCCTGGCCCAGTCAGGAGTCGGCGGCGAGGCCCTGCGCGAACTGTCCAACATGGACGAGCTGATAAACGTGGTTCGGGCCTTTGAGGACGACACTGTGCCGCACTCGCAGGTGACGGTGGATGCCGCCCGCGACATCGAAGCCATGAACCTGGAACTGACCTTCTCCGACCTGGCCATCCTGGAGCGGCGGCTGGGGCGCATCGAGCAGTCCATGAAGAGTGCCAAAGCCATCGAACGCCCGAAATTCATCGCCGAGCAGGAACTCCTGGCCCGGCTGAAAACCGAACTGGAAAACGACACTCCCCTGCGCGACGTCGCCCTGGATGACGAAGAACGAAAGGCCATCTCCGGCTATCAGTTCCTGTCGGCCAAGCCCCTGCTTATCGTGGTCAATGTCGGTGAGGAAGACCTCGGCCGGGCCGCGGAGATAGAAAAAGACCTGTCGGAGCGTTTCTCCGGCCGGGGTTGCCGCCTTATCGCCATGTGCGGCAAGCTGGAAGCCGAACTGGCGGCCATGGATGAAGCCTCGGCTGATGAGTTCCGGGCCGATTACAGCCTGACCGAAACCGGGCTGGCGCGCACCATCCGGGCTTCCTACGAACTGCTGGATTTGATATCCTTCTTCACCGTCGGCCCCGACGAAGTGCGCGCCTGGAGCATCACCGCCGGCACCCCCGCCCAGCAGGCGGCCGGCAAGATTCACTCCGACATCGAACGGGGTTTCATCCGCGCCGAGGTGGTTGCCTACGATGATCTTCTGCGTACCGGCTCCATGCCGGAGGCCAAGAAACAGGGCGTGCTGAGGCTGGAAGGCAAGACCTATATCGTCAAGGACGGCGATATCGCCCACTTCCTGTTCAACGTATGA
- a CDS encoding histidyl-tRNA synthetase (TIGRFAM: histidyl-tRNA synthetase~KEGG: det:DET0006 histidyl-tRNA synthetase~PFAM: tRNA synthetase class II (G H P and S); Anticodon-binding domain protein) → MDYQSPRGTQDILPEEQAWWAYVQDRAVGIAARYGYSRIDTPTFEDARLFVRTVGEETDIVGKEMYTFADRGGSDLTLRPEGTAPVCRAYIQHGMGSRPKPVKLFYLASIFRYDRPQAGRYREHHQFGFELIGDGDAAADAEVIDLAWNFYRELGLSTLPVQLNSIGCPDCRHSYLAALREYYATDIEARCADCRVRYEKNPLRLLDCKRPECGAVADGAPHSADYLCDDCRTHFERLRDLLAAVGIPFEINHRLVRGLDYYRRTVFEIQPLEEGAQSTIGGGGRYDGLIEQLGGEPTPAVGFATGIERVILNLKRQNIAVPGLPAPRFFLAWLGADAATPAFALGARLRRAGLTVNWSPGPRSLKAQLRLASSMGAAYTLILGENELAEGRVVLRDMAGSEQRSLSLDGLAEALAVL, encoded by the coding sequence ATGGATTACCAGTCACCACGCGGCACCCAGGACATCCTGCCGGAAGAGCAGGCCTGGTGGGCCTATGTTCAGGACAGGGCGGTCGGCATCGCCGCCCGCTACGGCTATAGCCGCATCGACACCCCCACCTTCGAGGACGCCCGGCTGTTCGTGCGCACCGTGGGTGAGGAAACCGACATCGTGGGCAAGGAGATGTACACTTTCGCCGACCGCGGCGGCTCCGACCTGACGCTCCGGCCGGAAGGCACCGCGCCGGTCTGCCGCGCCTATATCCAGCACGGCATGGGCTCCCGCCCCAAGCCGGTGAAACTCTTTTACCTGGCCTCCATCTTCCGCTATGACCGACCCCAGGCCGGACGCTACCGGGAGCATCACCAGTTCGGTTTCGAGCTTATCGGTGACGGCGATGCCGCCGCTGATGCCGAGGTCATCGACCTGGCCTGGAACTTCTACCGGGAGCTTGGCCTGTCTACCCTGCCGGTTCAACTCAATTCCATCGGCTGTCCCGACTGCCGCCATTCCTACCTGGCGGCGCTCAGGGAATATTACGCTACCGACATCGAGGCCCGTTGCGCTGATTGCCGGGTACGCTATGAAAAGAATCCGCTCCGCTTGCTGGACTGCAAGAGGCCGGAATGCGGCGCCGTCGCCGATGGCGCGCCCCATTCGGCCGATTACCTCTGTGACGACTGCCGGACGCACTTCGAGCGTCTGCGCGACCTGCTGGCGGCGGTGGGCATTCCCTTCGAAATCAATCACCGGCTGGTGCGCGGCCTGGACTATTATCGGCGCACCGTCTTCGAGATTCAGCCGCTGGAGGAGGGCGCTCAGTCCACCATCGGCGGCGGCGGCCGTTACGACGGGCTGATTGAACAGCTCGGCGGGGAACCGACCCCGGCGGTGGGTTTCGCCACCGGCATCGAGCGCGTCATCCTGAATCTCAAGCGGCAGAATATTGCGGTACCGGGTCTGCCCGCGCCCCGTTTCTTCCTGGCCTGGCTGGGGGCGGACGCCGCGACGCCGGCCTTTGCTCTGGGCGCCCGACTGCGCCGCGCCGGGTTGACGGTAAACTGGTCGCCGGGCCCCCGCAGTTTGAAAGCCCAGCTTCGTCTGGCGTCCTCGATGGGGGCCGCCTACACCCTGATTCTGGGAGAAAACGAGCTGGCCGAAGGCCGGGTGGTACTGCGCGACATGGCCGGTTCCGAACAGCGGTCGCTGTCGCTGGACGGCCTGGCTGAAGCACTGGCCGTCCTCTGA
- a CDS encoding TPR repeat-containing protein (KEGG: det:DET1631 TPR domain-containing protein~PFAM: TPR repeat-containing protein~SMART: Tetratricopeptide repeat), with the protein MAYNDDDQAKLKKGNAQAAIEFAMAGRWQEAVEANRAILDIFPEDIEALNRLGRALMELGEYEKARQAYTRSIGLDPYNSIAERNLKRLEVLAASGARPTQGDSQGVGRSFIEEIGKAGVVVLNKLAGREVLAHLDAGDKVNLRPGPGVLFVDNVGGEYLGTVETRHALRLLKLMKGGNRYSAAVVSADDDKLAVMIREIYQHPSQAGQISFPPRPAGQKPRHVELEATAGEDEEPGNEKDENERPAVDDAESFDEEDDDDSDDDDDDEELEV; encoded by the coding sequence ATGGCTTATAACGATGACGACCAGGCTAAGCTCAAGAAGGGCAACGCGCAAGCGGCCATTGAGTTCGCCATGGCTGGCCGCTGGCAGGAGGCGGTTGAAGCCAACCGGGCTATACTGGATATTTTCCCCGAGGACATCGAAGCGCTCAACCGGCTGGGACGCGCCCTGATGGAACTGGGCGAATACGAAAAGGCACGCCAGGCCTATACCCGTTCCATCGGTCTGGACCCCTATAACAGCATCGCTGAACGCAACCTGAAACGGCTGGAGGTGCTGGCCGCTTCCGGCGCCCGCCCGACGCAGGGCGACAGCCAGGGTGTCGGCCGGTCCTTCATCGAGGAGATCGGCAAGGCCGGGGTGGTGGTGTTGAACAAGCTGGCCGGACGGGAAGTTCTGGCCCATCTGGATGCGGGAGACAAGGTCAATCTGCGGCCAGGTCCCGGGGTGCTGTTCGTCGACAATGTCGGCGGCGAGTATCTGGGTACGGTGGAAACCCGCCATGCCCTGCGTCTGCTCAAGCTGATGAAGGGCGGCAACCGCTACTCAGCCGCCGTGGTCAGCGCCGATGACGACAAGCTGGCGGTGATGATCCGGGAAATCTATCAGCACCCGTCCCAGGCCGGGCAGATTTCCTTCCCGCCCCGACCGGCCGGGCAGAAGCCCCGCCATGTGGAGCTGGAAGCTACTGCCGGTGAAGATGAAGAGCCGGGTAACGAAAAGGATGAAAATGAGCGTCCCGCTGTCGATGACGCAGAGTCTTTCGATGAAGAAGATGACGACGACAGCGATGACGATGACGACGACGAGGAACTGGAGGTCTGA